A genomic window from Aricia agestis chromosome 8, ilAriAges1.1, whole genome shotgun sequence includes:
- the LOC121729358 gene encoding proteoglycan 4-like: protein MCRRLLAAFSVLALALLARESHARACNRRSTVIQIKIPNRTNVSVNYPNQDQPVTFLPFPYATAGNAPTYYTCQNGACQTSGRPASMSNKPQSPPALRTNIIIEINGKKPNGRSSSNATDPNSELIVIQSNSTATSDSTAVANGNGIAASTSSATSTTNTDVIAAIDDPSGNGPPTNTILIDSDSESTSKSTAKASAGPSANKPSASQKPSPTQPKPTPTPKKPEKPASVPVNPAPAPEKPAPTPNKPIPVPVKPAPKPEKPAPAPEPAPEKSAPAPEKLAPAPEKPAQKPEKPAPVAGNPTPKPENTAPVAEQSVPAPEKPAQKSEKPAPVAENPVPKPEKTAPVAEQPVPPPEQPVPPPEQPVPPPKKPVSALDNPTPTAEKPTQDEIFRSPDKSNPAPEKPSPTQPRDSETKSSAPENNGNDEPKNDKKEDPRPNTPENVTAIAQANSDDSDQRGEGGSANAQAVAISS from the exons ATGTGCAGACGTCTACTGGCAGCGTTCAGCGTTTTAGCATTGGCATTGCTG GCTCGAGAGAGTCACGCAAGGGCCTGCAATCGGCGGAGTACCGTCATTCAGATCAAGATCCCCAACCGGACCAACGTCAGCGTAAACTATCCCAACCAGGACCAGCCGGTCACCTTCCTCCCCTTCCCTTATGCCacagccggcaacgcacccacCTACTACACTTGCCAAAATGGCGCCTGTCAGACAAGTGGCCGACCAGCATCAATGTCAAATAAACCCCAATCTCCACCAGCATTGAGGACGAACATTATAATAGAAATAAACGGGAAGAAGCCCAACGGTAGAAGCAGTAGCAACGCTACCGATCCTAACTCTGAGCTGATTGTGATCCAAAGTAATTCGACAGCGACCAGTGATAGTACTGCCGTCGCTAACGGCAACGGCATTGCCGCCTCCACATCATCCGCGACGTCAACTACTAATACAGATGTCATCGCAGCAATTGACGACCCATCTGGCAACGGCCCCCCAACTAACACCATACTGATCGACTCCGATTCTGAGAGTACATCAAAATCTACTGCGAAAGCTAGTGCTGGCCCATCAGCCAATAAACCTAGTGCTTCCCAAAAACCATCCCCAACCCAACCGAAACCAACCCCAACTCCTAAGAAACCAGAAAAGCCAGCCTCGGTACCAGTGAATCCAGCGCCGGCACCAGAGAAACCAGCACCGACACCAAATAAACCAATTCCGGTACCAGTAAAACCAGCTCCAAAACCAGAGAAACCAGCGCCGGCACCAGAGCCAGCACCAGAAAAATCAGCTCCCGCGCCAGAGAAACTAGCACCCGCTCCAGAGAAACCAGCACAGAAACCAGAGAAACCAGCTCCTGTAGCAGGAAATCCAACTCCGAAACCAGAAAATACAGCTCCCGTAGCAGAGCAATCAGTACCCGCTCCAGAGAAACCAGCTCAGAAATCAGAAAAACCAGCTCCTGTAGCAGAGAATCCAGTTCCGAAACCAGAAAAAACAGCTCCCGTAGCAGAGCAACCAGTACCCCCTCCAGAGCAACCAGTACCCCCTCCAGAGCAACCAGTACCCCCTCCAAAGAAACCAGTATCCGCTCTAGATAATCCTACTCCAACAGCAGAAAAGCCTACTCAAGATGAGATTTTTCGCTCCCCCGATAAATCTAATCCAGCACCTGAGAAACCATCTCCTACACAACCAAGAGACTCTGAAACAAAAAGTTCAGCTCCAGAGAATAATGGAAATGATGAGCCAAAGAACGATAAGAAGGAGGATCCCCGTCCTAATACTCCTGAGAATGTAACAGCTATAGCCCAAGCTAACTCTGATGACTCAGATCAGCGCGGAGAAGGGGGATCAGCTAACGCGCAAGCGGTAGCAATTAGTAGTTAA
- the LOC121729360 gene encoding protein takeout-like: MGSRIKTSRAYTAETVATIKMYQYHVLAVLLCAFSGYTSATLPDYIKVCKRDQSTINACVLENIEHLRPYLARGIPELHVPSIEPFYIPELIAISGELASLHASGKNLKVSGLSNYTVKSLDVDLDKITIRAKVRFPKLHFDGLYNIDTQILVVPIKGEGALTAHASKCEADVVIKSKIDNRNGADYLRFTKADISVAVKDYMIRLDGLFNGDKALGDATNEVINQNKQDFLKATLPYLEKTVAKLVLDLANKIMESTPYSELLPVP, from the exons ATGGGGTCGCGGATCAAGACTAGTAGAGCTTACACCGCCGAGACAGTAGCAACCATCAAAATGTATCAATACCACGTACTCGCCGTGCTCTTGTGTGCTTTCAGTGGATACACCTCTGCTACCCTAC CGGACTACATCAAAGTGTGCAAGCGCGACCAGAGCACGATCAACGCGTGCGTGCTGGAGAACATCGAACACCTGCGGCCCTACCTCGCCCGGGGAATCCCCGAGCTCCACGTGCCCAGCATCGAGCCCTTCTACATCCCTGAG CTGATCGCTATCAGCGGCGAGCTGGCGTCTCTGCACGCGTCTGGCAAAAACCTGAAGGTGTCCGGACTCAGCAACTACACTGTCAAGAGCTTAGA CGTGGACCTGGACAAGATCACGATCCGCGCAAAGGTGAGGTTCCCGAAACTCCACTTCGACGGCCTCTACAACATCGACACGCAGATCCTAGTGGTGCCCATCAAGGGAGAAGGTGCTCTCACTGCTCATGCCA GCAAGTGTGAGGCGGACGTGGTGATCAAGTCCAAGATCGACAACCGCAACGGCGCGGATTACTTGAGGTTCACCAAGGCCGACATCAGCGTCGCCGTGAAGGACTACATGATCAGACTCGATGGGCTCTTCAACGGAGACAAGGCTTTAG GAGACGCCACCAACGAGGTGATTAACCAGAACAAACAAGACTTCCTGAAGGCAACCCTGCCCTACCTCGAGAAGACAGTCGCCAAGCTGGTCCTGGACTTGGCCAACAAAATCATGGAGTCCACCCCCTACTCCGAACTCCTGCCCGTACCCTAA